Below is a window of Desulfomicrobium macestii DNA.
AGAACCTGACCGAATATTTCGAGGCAGCCCTGCTCATCGCCATGATGGGCTTCATCGGAACCGTGGCCCTGTGCAAATACCTGTTGCGCGGCGACATCATCGAATAGGAGTTGCCAGACATGCTCAGTGAAGCGCTCATCTCCCTCTTTCTGCTCATCGGAGGAGCTTTCGCCCTGATCGGCTCCATCGGGTTGGCCCGCCTGCCCGACCTTTTCACCCGGCTGCACGGACCGACCAAGGCCACGACGCTGGGTGTCGGCGGCATCCTGATCGCATCGGTCCTGCACTTCAGCGGACAGGAGCATGCCTTGAGCCTGCACGAGCTGCTCATCACCCTCTTTCTTTTCGCCACCGCCCCGGTCAGCGCCTATCTCATTGCCCGATCGGCACTGCACCTGCGCGGCCCGGACGGGCCCAAGGACGACTCTTGAAATTTGGCGACAAGCAGGAATGTCCGAAATACGATTCCCAAGTTCAATGGAAATCGCCGTGCGGTGCTCAGGCATGGCTTGGTTTGAAGCTTCCAAACGTCGTCTTGACCGGACCGGAGGGGAAGAATAGGTAGAGGCACATTTTTCAAGCAGCCCAGCGCACCAATCTTTTCGACCATGGCAAGGAGAGACTCACATGGCAGTATTCGTGGCGGATCATCCACTCATCAAGCACAAGCTCGGACTCATGCGCAAGCATGATATCAGTACCAAGAATTTCCGGGAACTCGCTTCCGAAGTCGCCAGACTGCTGACATACGAGGCCACCAAGGACCTGGAGACAGAAAAAAAGACCGCGCAGGGATGGGCCGGGCCCGTCGAGGTGGACGTGATCAAGGGCAAGAAGATCACCGTCGTGCCGATCCTGCGCGCCGGACTCGGCATGCAGGACGGCGTGCTTGACCTGATCCCCGGCGCCAAGGTCAGCGTCGTCGGTTTCTACCGCAACGAGGAGACCCTCCAGCCCGTGGAATATTACGTGAAGCTGGCCAAGAACATAAGCAAGCGCATGGCCCTCATCCTTGACCCCATGCTCGCCACGGGCGGCACCCTGGACGCCACCATCCGCTGCCTGAAGAACGCAGGCTGCACCAGCATCCGCGGCCTCTTTCTGGTCGCGGCTCCCGAAGGGCTGAAGCGGATCACCGAAGCGCACCCCGATGTGGATATCTACGTCGCAGCCGTTGACGAACGCCTGAACGAAAACGGGTATATCCTGCCCGGCCTGGGCGACGCCGGGGACAAAATCTTTGGCACCAAATAGGAGGCTAACGTGATTTCCGACAAACTCATGGACGAACTGTCAGGGGAGATCGAGAGAACCCTCAAGGCCATGGCCAAGGCCAAGACCCCCGAGGAAAAGCTGACCTACAGCATGACCGTCAAGAACTTGTGTCAATCGATGGGCGTGTTCCTCCAGGCGGCCGCCGACTACATGGAATACGCAGACGGCAACGACGAGGATTTCGAAAGACCGTTCTGATCATCCCCGAGCACTTTGCAACAAAAAACGCCCGATCATCCGACCGGGCGTTTTTTGTCATCTGAAGGCTGAAAATGCTAGTTCTGGGCAGCGAGCCAGTCCAGGGCGGCTTTGAGATCAAGGCTCCCGGCATAGATCGCCTTGCCTGTGATGACTCCGGCCAGACCTTTCTCACGCAAGGGATGAACGGCCTGCACGTCTTCAAGAGTGGAGATGCCTCCGGCGATGAGCACGGGTCTGTCCGTCATGGCCAGCAGGGCTTCAAGGGCCGGGATGTTCACCCCGGACTGCATCCCGTCGCGGCTTATGTCGGTGTAGATGAAAAAAGCGGCGCCCGCTGCCTCAAGTTCGGGGACGACATCCGCCACGGTCTTGTCCGCATCCTCGACCCAGCCCTTGGTCTTGAGCCTGCCGTCGCGGGCGTCGAGGGAAACCCCGATGCGACCTGGGTAGACTTGGCAGAGTTCGCTGAACAATTCGGGATCTTCCAGCGCAACGGTGCCGATGATCAGGCGCGTCACCCCGGCTTCAAGATATTTGCCCGCGATCTCGACGCTTCGAATTCCACCGCCGAGCTGTACCGGGATGGAAACCGCCGAACACAACTCGCGAATCAGGTCCATGTTACGAGGAGTCCCACTGAATGCGCCATCAAGATCGATGACATGCAGCCATCTGGTACCCGCCTCCACCCACTGCCTGGCCATGGCCACCGGATCGTCGGAAAAAATCGTGACCTGATCCTCGACACCCTGCCGCAAGCGCACGCACTTGCCATCTTTTATGTCAACTGCCGGAAATATATTCATAAACCAAGAACCCTCGTCCCTTCTTCCAAAGCTTCGGCCGCTATTTCAAGCGGCGTGATCCAGCGTCCCTTGCGTTTGAAGAAACGCCCTCCCTTGAGCAGATTTTCGGCCAATCCCTGCTGCTCCTCTTCAAAATGATAGCGCCGCACTTCACTGGTGGCCATGTTGATCAGGAAAAGATCCAGGGTCACGCCGGCAGGACGGGTCACGCCCCATTCGCCGCCGTCGCGCTCCTGCCAGCGGGAAACAAAAGGCACGAGCAGAAAATCCGCCTTGATGCAGGTTCCCACATTCTTCCAGTAGTCAAGGGGCTCGAAACGCGGTCTTTCCTTGCCGGCCTGGACGATCTCCTCGCACTGCCTGACCGTGGCCGCGTGCATGACCGTGCGCGCCTCGCTTTTATCCAGAATGGCGGCCAGGTTGTCGTCCAGGGAATCCAATACCTCTTCAGAAATGACCGAAACCTCATCCGGCAGTACACCGGCCATGAGTTCCCAGTCATGCTGCGCATGGACAAAATGAGCCACGGCCAGGGTGGCCTTGGGCTCGACGGCGGGCCAGTGCGCGGTGCCCGCGCAGGCCGTACATAAAAATAGCAAAGCCGGAATGATGTATCTCATGAGTCAAGACCTCCTTTGGTGCTGAGCACGTCTTCGCGTTCCACGCGCACGGCCTGACGCAGGGCCAGGCCGAGTCCCTTGAATACCGATTCCAGCAGATGGTGCCCGTTTTGTCCGTAAAGCATGCGCACGTGCAGGTTCATGCCCGCCTTGGACGCCAGGGATTTCAGAAATTCACGCCACAGATCCTTTTCCTCTCCGGCGATAACGGCCGGCAGGACATTTTCCTCGTACACCAGATAGGACCGTCCCGAAAGGTCGAGACAGACCTCGGTCAGGGCTTCGTCCATGGGAACCTTCGCACATCCGACCCGGGCGATGCCCCGGCGCTCTCCAAGGGCCATGCTCAAGGCGTTGCCAAGGCACAAGCCGATGTCCTCCAGAGAGTGATGCGCGTCTATATGCAGATCGCCCTTGCAGGAAATCTCAAGATCGAAACCGGCCCAATGGCCCAAAAGATCAAGCATGTGGTCGGCGAATCCGAACCCTGTTTGCACCGAGCAGACGCCCTTTCCGTCGAGATTGACGACCACGGAAATCCGGGTTTCCCGGGTCTCCCGATCGATACGGCCTGTACGAGGATGCATAACGTCTCCTTGCAGTGAAAAAAGGCCGGGCTATGAAGCCCGGCCCTGGTTTTATCCCTTGGCTTCCGCCGTCGCGTCATCTTCCGCCGGGGACTCTTTTCGCTTCTTGCCGAACGCATAGGCCACCCAGATGCCTATCTCGTACAGAATGCACAGCGGCCCGGCCATCAGCGTTTGGGAGACAACGTCCGGCGGAGTGAGCACTGCGGCCACGACGAAACTCCCCAATATGGCGAATTTACGATATTTGCGCAGGGTCTGGTGCGTCACGATCCCAAGGATCGAAAGGAAGAACATGAAGAGTGGCAACTCGAAAATAAACCCGAACGCAAAAAGCATGCTGGTCGAAAAGCTGAAATACTCCCTGACCGAGGGCATGGGCTTGATGACATCCGAAGCATAACCCAGAAAAAACTGAAAACCAAACGGGAATACCACATAATACCCGAATAGAGCCCCGGACACAAAACAAAGGGCCGAACACAAGGCTATGGGGATCATGTATTTTCGCTCCCCTTCGTAGAGACCGGGAGCGATGAACATCCAGAGCTGATAGAAAATGTACGGACTGGCCACGAAAAGTCCGGCGATGGCCGCGACCTTGAGGTGGGTGAAGAAGGCCTCGGGCAGACCAGTGTAGATAAGCGAACCGCCGGAAGGTTCGAGCAGCGTGATAAGCGGCTGCATGAGCATCATGAAGAGCTGCTCGGCAAACGCATAACAGACCAGAAGGCCCACGAACGCCGCGATGATGCAGCGCACCAGACGCACCCGAAGCTCATTCAGGTGCTCGGTGAACGTCATCTCATGCACGGGCTCTTCTTCTTCGGGCTCGGCCTTGGCCTCGGCCTCGGCGACGCCCCCATCGCCCTTGGGCGCGATGTCGGAGGTGCTTTCAGCCGCGTCCCCGCTGTCCTGAGCCTCCGGCGAGAGAGGTTCGGGGTCGGCGGAATCTTCCGACGGCGAATCCTCCGTCGGCCGAGAAGCGCCATCCTCAGCTTCGTCCGAAGCCACGGCGTCCCCCAAGTCCAGACCGGGGGCGTGCCCTTTGTCGGAGGAATCGTTCAGAACGGGGTCTTCAGCCGTACCCTCGCCCTGATTCAGGGAAGACGTCCCTTCCGATTCAGCGCCGGCTTCGTCTTCGATCCTGTCCCGATCCGTGCGCTCCTCGCTCATGCCTTGTCCTTCTCGTTCTCCGTGGCCTTCACGGTGGGTTGCTCGGCAGGCTGATCGGGAGCAGGAGCCGCCGCGGCCTCTGGCTCGGCAGTGGCCGCGGTTTCAGGAAAAAGCTCCTTCTTGGCCTGTTCCGTCTTCACTTTCTGCTCGGACTGCTCGGCTTCCATTTCGATGGTCCGCTTCACATCGGTGCTGACTCGCCGGAATTCACCCAGGGCCTTGCCCAGGGACTTGGCCATTTCCGGCAGCTTGGCAGGCCCGATGACGATCAGGGCGACTATGAGAATAACTATAAGTTCCGTGGACCCAATTCCAAACATAGGTTCATCTCCGTGAGAGGTGTGTTTTGGACGGCTATTCCCACTCTATGGTGCTCGGCGGCTTGGACGAAATGTCGTACACCACGCGATTAACCCCTTTGACCTCGTTGATGATCCTGCTCGACATGCGCCCCAGGATCTCGGTCGGAATCCTGGACCAGTCGGCGGTCATGGCGTCGATGGAATCGACAATGCGCAGGGCGATGACGTGTTCGTAAGTACGTTCATCACCCATGACGCCGACCGTCTTCAACGGCAGCAGTACGGCAAATCCCTGCCAGACCTTGTAGTACCAGTTGGAAGCCATGAGCTCGTGCTGCACGATCTTGTCGGCCTGGCGCAGAATTTCAAGACGCTCGTCGGTGATCTCGCCGATGACGCGGATGGCAAGACCGGGGCCCGGGAACGGGTGGCGCCACACGATGAAATCGGGCAGCCCCAGTTCCTGGGCGACCTTGCGCACTTCGTCCTTGAACAACTCGCGCAGGGGTTCGACCAGGGCGAAATCCATCTTTTCAGGCAGCCCGCCGACGTTGTGATGGCTCTTGATCACGGCGGAAGGCCCCTTGAAGCTGATGGATTCGATGACGTCGGGATAGAGCGTGCCCTGGGCCAGATACTTGACCCCCGGAATCTTCTTGGCCTCTTCCTCGAATACCTCGATGAAGGTGTAGCCGATGATCTTGCGCTTCTGCTCGGGATCATCAAGCCCTTCAAGCCGTGACAGGAACTTGTCCTGCGCCTTGATGTAATGCAGGTTCAGGTCGAAATGCTGGCGCAGGTAGCCGATTACCTCGTCGCCCTCGCCCGCACGCAACAGGCCGTTGTCGACGAAGATGCAATGCAGGTTCTTGCCGATGGCCTTGTTCAGCAGCACCGCCACGACGGTGGAATCGATGCCGCCGGAGAGACCGCACACCACCTTGTCGTCGCCGATCTGCTCCGGCAGGGCCTGCAGCATGGAATCCACGAACGAAGACATGGTCCAGACGGATTTAAGATCTGCCACATGGAAAAGGAAATTGCGCAGGATTTCATCGCCCTGCTCGGTGTGCGCCACCTCGGGGTGGAACTGCAGCGCATACATCTTGCGGCTGACGTCGGCCATGGCCGCGATCTCGATGTTCTGGGTCTTGGCCGTAACCGAAAAACCCGGAGGAACGGCCAGGACATGGTCCCCGTGGGACATCCAGACCGTCAGCTTTTCAGCTTCGGAGACCGTATTCCACAAAGGGCACTGTCCTTCGAAATAAAGGTCGCTGCGGCCGTATTCGCGGTCAAGCGAAGGCGCGACCTTGCCGCCAAGCATGTGCGCCATGAGCTGCATGCCGTAGCAAATGCCAAGGATCGGAAGGCCCCACTCGAAGATGCAGGGATCGATGCCCGGAGAGTCGGGGCTGGACACGGAGGCCGGGCCACCGGAAAGGATAATGGCGCTGGGCTGCAGGGCCTTGAGCTCGTTTATTCCGATATTGCATGGATGAATCTCGGAATAGACGCCGGATTCACGGGTGCGCCGGGCGATGAGCTGGGTGTATTGGGATCCGAAATCCAGAATGATGACTTTTTCTTGTATATCCATTTTTACCTCCATCCGATTTCACGGATGGTTATGATCTCGAAAGTTTCAGTACGCGTCCACCCTGTAATTGGGCG
It encodes the following:
- a CDS encoding Na+/H+ antiporter subunit G; the protein is MLSEALISLFLLIGGAFALIGSIGLARLPDLFTRLHGPTKATTLGVGGILIASVLHFSGQEHALSLHELLITLFLFATAPVSAYLIARSALHLRGPDGPKDDS
- the upp gene encoding uracil phosphoribosyltransferase, with amino-acid sequence MAVFVADHPLIKHKLGLMRKHDISTKNFRELASEVARLLTYEATKDLETEKKTAQGWAGPVEVDVIKGKKITVVPILRAGLGMQDGVLDLIPGAKVSVVGFYRNEETLQPVEYYVKLAKNISKRMALILDPMLATGGTLDATIRCLKNAGCTSIRGLFLVAAPEGLKRITEAHPDVDIYVAAVDERLNENGYILPGLGDAGDKIFGTK
- the hisA gene encoding 1-(5-phosphoribosyl)-5-[(5-phosphoribosylamino)methylideneamino]imidazole-4-carboxamide isomerase, which produces MNIFPAVDIKDGKCVRLRQGVEDQVTIFSDDPVAMARQWVEAGTRWLHVIDLDGAFSGTPRNMDLIRELCSAVSIPVQLGGGIRSVEIAGKYLEAGVTRLIIGTVALEDPELFSELCQVYPGRIGVSLDARDGRLKTKGWVEDADKTVADVVPELEAAGAAFFIYTDISRDGMQSGVNIPALEALLAMTDRPVLIAGGISTLEDVQAVHPLREKGLAGVITGKAIYAGSLDLKAALDWLAAQN
- the hisB gene encoding imidazoleglycerol-phosphate dehydratase HisB, translated to MHPRTGRIDRETRETRISVVVNLDGKGVCSVQTGFGFADHMLDLLGHWAGFDLEISCKGDLHIDAHHSLEDIGLCLGNALSMALGERRGIARVGCAKVPMDEALTEVCLDLSGRSYLVYEENVLPAVIAGEEKDLWREFLKSLASKAGMNLHVRMLYGQNGHHLLESVFKGLGLALRQAVRVEREDVLSTKGGLDS
- the tatC gene encoding twin-arginine translocase subunit TatC, translated to MTFTEHLNELRVRLVRCIIAAFVGLLVCYAFAEQLFMMLMQPLITLLEPSGGSLIYTGLPEAFFTHLKVAAIAGLFVASPYIFYQLWMFIAPGLYEGERKYMIPIALCSALCFVSGALFGYYVVFPFGFQFFLGYASDVIKPMPSVREYFSFSTSMLFAFGFIFELPLFMFFLSILGIVTHQTLRKYRKFAILGSFVVAAVLTPPDVVSQTLMAGPLCILYEIGIWVAYAFGKKRKESPAEDDATAEAKG
- the tatB gene encoding Sec-independent protein translocase protein TatB; the encoded protein is MFGIGSTELIVILIVALIVIGPAKLPEMAKSLGKALGEFRRVSTDVKRTIEMEAEQSEQKVKTEQAKKELFPETAATAEPEAAAAPAPDQPAEQPTVKATENEKDKA
- the guaA gene encoding glutamine-hydrolyzing GMP synthase; translation: MDIQEKVIILDFGSQYTQLIARRTRESGVYSEIHPCNIGINELKALQPSAIILSGGPASVSSPDSPGIDPCIFEWGLPILGICYGMQLMAHMLGGKVAPSLDREYGRSDLYFEGQCPLWNTVSEAEKLTVWMSHGDHVLAVPPGFSVTAKTQNIEIAAMADVSRKMYALQFHPEVAHTEQGDEILRNFLFHVADLKSVWTMSSFVDSMLQALPEQIGDDKVVCGLSGGIDSTVVAVLLNKAIGKNLHCIFVDNGLLRAGEGDEVIGYLRQHFDLNLHYIKAQDKFLSRLEGLDDPEQKRKIIGYTFIEVFEEEAKKIPGVKYLAQGTLYPDVIESISFKGPSAVIKSHHNVGGLPEKMDFALVEPLRELFKDEVRKVAQELGLPDFIVWRHPFPGPGLAIRVIGEITDERLEILRQADKIVQHELMASNWYYKVWQGFAVLLPLKTVGVMGDERTYEHVIALRIVDSIDAMTADWSRIPTEILGRMSSRIINEVKGVNRVVYDISSKPPSTIEWE